Proteins from a genomic interval of Sulfurospirillum oryzae:
- the arsB gene encoding ACR3 family arsenite efflux transporter, producing the protein MENESTKPASGMGFFERYLTVWVILCIIAGVAIGQFLPIIPHTLSRFEYANVSIPIAILIWLMIYPMMLKIDFASILDAGKKPKGLCITCTVNWLIKPFTMYLISAFFFKVLFVNFLPENLANEYLAGAILLGAAPCTAMVFVWSHLTKGDAAYTLIQVAVNDLILLIAFTPIVAFLLGVSNVFVPYDTLFLSVILFVVIPLLSGYLSRRYIIKHKGLGYFENVFIKKFDKTTILGLLLTLIIIFTFQGDVILNNPLHVLLIAIPLTIQTFFIFYISYGWARVWKLPHNIAAPAGMIGASNFFELSVAVAITLFGLQSGATLATVVGVLVEVPVMLALVRVANNTRHWFEK; encoded by the coding sequence ATGGAAAATGAATCTACAAAACCCGCTTCGGGCATGGGCTTTTTTGAGCGTTATCTCACCGTATGGGTGATATTGTGTATTATCGCGGGTGTGGCTATTGGTCAGTTTCTTCCTATCATTCCACACACCTTGAGCCGTTTTGAATACGCCAATGTCTCCATTCCTATAGCCATTCTGATTTGGCTTATGATTTACCCGATGATGCTCAAAATCGACTTTGCGAGTATTTTGGATGCGGGTAAAAAACCTAAAGGGTTGTGTATTACGTGTACGGTCAATTGGTTGATTAAACCTTTTACCATGTATCTTATCTCCGCTTTCTTTTTTAAAGTTCTGTTTGTAAACTTTTTGCCTGAAAATCTCGCCAATGAATACTTAGCCGGTGCGATCTTACTAGGAGCAGCACCTTGTACGGCAATGGTGTTTGTATGGAGTCATCTCACCAAAGGCGATGCTGCTTATACCTTGATCCAAGTTGCCGTCAATGACCTTATCTTGCTGATTGCATTTACTCCCATTGTGGCTTTTTTACTGGGTGTGAGCAATGTATTTGTACCTTATGACACTCTGTTTTTATCGGTCATTTTGTTTGTAGTCATTCCCTTGTTAAGCGGTTATCTCTCAAGACGGTACATCATCAAGCACAAAGGGCTTGGTTACTTTGAAAATGTGTTTATTAAAAAATTTGATAAAACCACCATTCTTGGGCTTTTGCTGACGCTTATTATTATCTTTACGTTTCAGGGCGATGTTATTTTAAACAATCCTCTGCATGTTCTTTTGATCGCTATTCCACTCACCATTCAAACCTTTTTTATTTTTTATATATCGTATGGTTGGGCACGTGTATGGAAGCTTCCTCATAACATTGCTGCACCTGCTGGAATGATCGGGGCGAGTAACTTTTTTGAGCTTTCCGTAGCCGTAGCGATTACTCTTTTTGGCTTGCAATCAGGTGCAACATTGGCGACAGTTGTGGGCGTTCTTGTGGAAGTCCCTGTTATGTTAGCACTGGTACGCGTTGCGAACAATACTAGACATTGGTTTGAAAAGTAA
- a CDS encoding cupin domain-containing protein, translating to MKKSLHEIPSTPLQAGEGASMQMLISPEVAPHFAMRKFVLKKDGHMPFHTNTVEHEQYVLKGKARVQMGDESFIAVKDDIIFVPAGVPHSYHVIGDEDYEFLCLVPNKDDTIEMVPTGSISGC from the coding sequence ATGAAAAAATCACTCCACGAAATTCCAAGTACACCGCTTCAAGCAGGCGAGGGTGCGAGTATGCAAATGCTGATTTCTCCAGAAGTTGCGCCTCATTTTGCGATGCGCAAATTTGTTCTTAAAAAAGATGGACACATGCCATTTCATACCAATACGGTTGAACATGAGCAGTATGTTTTAAAAGGCAAAGCCAGAGTTCAAATGGGAGATGAGAGTTTCATCGCTGTAAAAGACGACATTATTTTTGTCCCAGCAGGTGTGCCTCATTCGTATCATGTAATTGGCGATGAAGATTATGAATTTTTATGCCTCGTTCCAAACAAAGATGACACAATAGAGATGGTTCCCACAGGTTCAATCAGTGGCTGTTAG
- a CDS encoding CheB methylesterase domain-containing protein produces MKPKIVLIGASTGGPGHLKKILSAISPTYNGAIVIAQHMNATFIPSFISQFQNELSLPVHAINQRMPLSNTNIYICPQNCHLIKGDFSPKIEPIAEGETPYNPSIDTLFSSAVEYIKDAEILAVLLTGIGHDGANGLSELQKNGAQCIAESEKSAIVYGMPKRAMEINPNIVSLPLDDIIQTIKKFGES; encoded by the coding sequence ATGAAACCAAAAATTGTGTTGATCGGAGCCTCTACAGGAGGACCCGGTCATCTTAAAAAGATTTTATCTGCGATTTCCCCAACGTATAATGGTGCTATTGTTATTGCACAACACATGAATGCAACGTTTATTCCCAGCTTTATTAGCCAATTTCAAAATGAACTGAGCCTTCCTGTTCATGCCATCAATCAAAGAATGCCATTAAGTAACACCAATATTTATATTTGTCCTCAAAATTGCCATCTCATCAAAGGTGATTTTTCACCTAAAATAGAGCCTATTGCTGAGGGAGAAACGCCTTACAATCCAAGCATTGACACTCTTTTTTCTTCTGCGGTTGAGTACATTAAAGACGCGGAGATATTAGCAGTTTTACTCACAGGAATTGGGCATGATGGTGCCAATGGGCTCAGTGAATTGCAAAAAAATGGGGCTCAATGTATTGCTGAGAGTGAAAAAAGCGCTATAGTGTATGGTATGCCAAAACGTGCTATGGAAATTAATCCTAATATCGTTTCGTTACCATTGGACGATATTATTCAAACCATTAAAAAATTTGGAGAATCTTGA
- a CDS encoding isochorismatase family protein: MRLNPEQTAMLLVDVQERLFPHIEGHASLEKHLVVLLKGLQTFNIPILCNQQYTQGLGETIPSLCALLDDKTVYEKRTFSCYQNEEVVNAVIQSGAKSIILAGIESHVCVLQSALDLLEAGFELIVCVDAMGSRKRHDHEIALRRMEQEGARLCTTESLLFELLQSALHPKFKEISSLVKAL; encoded by the coding sequence ATGCGTCTAAATCCTGAACAGACCGCTATGTTGCTCGTTGATGTTCAAGAGCGTCTTTTCCCCCATATTGAGGGGCATGCGTCTTTAGAGAAGCATTTGGTAGTCTTACTCAAAGGGCTTCAAACTTTCAATATTCCCATTCTGTGCAATCAGCAATACACGCAAGGTCTTGGCGAGACAATTCCATCGCTATGTGCATTGTTGGACGATAAAACGGTGTATGAAAAACGTACATTTAGCTGTTATCAAAACGAAGAAGTCGTCAATGCTGTCATTCAAAGCGGAGCGAAAAGCATCATACTTGCAGGAATTGAAAGTCATGTTTGTGTGTTACAAAGTGCGCTCGATCTTTTAGAAGCGGGATTTGAATTAATCGTGTGTGTGGATGCAATGGGTTCTCGAAAAAGGCATGACCATGAGATAGCGCTTCGCCGTATGGAGCAAGAGGGAGCAAGACTATGTACCACAGAATCACTTCTCTTTGAGTTGCTTCAAAGCGCGCTTCATCCAAAGTTTAAAGAGATAAGTAGCCTCGTTAAAGCACTCTAA
- the metE gene encoding 5-methyltetrahydropteroyltriglutamate--homocysteine S-methyltransferase: protein MSQTYVTGFPRIGEKRELKFALEAYWAGKTDFEAVKTVAKTLRARHWNYQKERHIDFISCNDFSLYDTMLDTTVMLGAIPSRFANIEDKTARYFAMARGDDERAAMEMTKWFNTNYHYIVPEIHANMNFHVDISKIAEEYLEAREHGVNPKINLIGPLTFLALSNSIDGSDIFSLFDGILEAYIKVLKAIESLGENIVVQFDEPLCAKSLEPKFLSLLKIAYRTLGSVSKNLKIAVVTYFDRANEAVVILGNCPIWAIGLDFVYGEENLDALLHVNDKVLIAGLIDGRNVWKNNASKTYELLERISEKIDPKQIIISTSCSLLHVPFSTRFEEKMAPEAKSRLSFALEKLEELEQINTLWEKREKPVASICAKKATPVKNSAIAYTRSPYATRFALQQKELNLPLFPTTTIGSFPQTKETRTVRNAYKKGEISREQYEASLKESIKECVELQEELGLDVLVHGEFERNDMVEYFGELLEGFAFSENGWVQSYGSRCVKPPLLYGSVSRKQSLSVDWTVYAQSLSDKPMKGMLTGPVTILNWSFVRDDIPKSEVAFEVARAIAEEVDELQRHDIKIIQVDEAAFKEGYPLREEKIKAYEKWAVESFKASIGIAWDQTQIHTHMCYSNFNDIIDTIERMDADVITIETSRSGNKLLKVFQKANYKAQIGPGVYDIHSPRVPSVEEMSEQIKAFLQVLPKEQLWINPDCGLKTRGWSETKAALTNMIKAVHLAR from the coding sequence ATGTCACAAACTTATGTTACCGGTTTCCCTCGCATTGGGGAAAAACGTGAGCTCAAATTCGCATTAGAGGCGTATTGGGCAGGAAAAACAGATTTTGAAGCGGTGAAAACAGTTGCAAAAACATTGCGTGCACGCCATTGGAACTACCAAAAAGAGCGTCATATAGACTTTATCTCGTGCAATGACTTTAGTCTGTACGACACGATGCTTGACACTACCGTAATGCTAGGAGCCATTCCTTCACGCTTTGCAAATATTGAAGATAAAACAGCGCGTTACTTTGCAATGGCAAGAGGCGACGATGAACGTGCAGCAATGGAGATGACCAAGTGGTTTAACACCAATTACCACTACATTGTGCCTGAAATTCATGCCAACATGAACTTTCACGTTGACATCTCCAAAATTGCAGAAGAGTATCTTGAGGCTAGAGAGCATGGCGTCAATCCTAAGATAAACCTGATCGGACCATTGACTTTCTTAGCACTCTCAAATTCTATTGATGGAAGCGATATTTTTTCACTTTTTGATGGAATTCTTGAGGCATATATCAAAGTGCTAAAAGCCATTGAAAGTTTAGGCGAAAACATCGTCGTACAATTTGATGAGCCTTTATGTGCAAAAAGCTTAGAACCAAAATTTTTAAGCCTGCTTAAAATTGCTTATCGAACATTAGGAAGTGTCAGCAAAAACTTAAAAATCGCCGTAGTGACCTATTTTGATCGTGCCAATGAAGCCGTTGTCATTTTAGGGAACTGCCCTATTTGGGCGATTGGGCTTGATTTTGTTTACGGTGAAGAAAATCTGGATGCCCTTTTACATGTAAACGATAAAGTACTTATTGCTGGGCTCATCGATGGGCGCAATGTTTGGAAAAACAATGCCTCAAAAACGTATGAATTGTTGGAAAGAATAAGCGAAAAAATTGATCCTAAGCAAATCATTATTTCCACTTCATGCTCGCTGTTACATGTACCTTTTTCAACCCGTTTTGAAGAGAAAATGGCACCTGAAGCTAAAAGTCGCCTCAGTTTTGCACTGGAAAAACTTGAAGAGTTAGAGCAGATCAATACCCTTTGGGAAAAAAGAGAAAAACCTGTTGCTAGCATCTGCGCTAAAAAAGCAACTCCGGTTAAAAACAGTGCCATTGCCTACACCAGATCACCTTACGCTACCCGTTTTGCCTTACAACAAAAAGAGCTGAATCTGCCACTTTTCCCTACCACCACCATCGGCTCGTTTCCTCAAACTAAAGAGACGAGAACCGTGCGCAATGCCTATAAAAAAGGTGAGATTTCACGTGAGCAGTATGAGGCATCTTTAAAAGAATCGATCAAAGAGTGCGTTGAGCTCCAAGAGGAACTGGGACTGGATGTTTTAGTACATGGCGAGTTCGAGCGCAACGACATGGTCGAGTACTTTGGTGAACTCTTAGAGGGTTTTGCCTTTAGTGAAAATGGTTGGGTTCAAAGCTATGGCAGTCGTTGTGTCAAGCCACCTCTTCTTTATGGAAGTGTGAGCCGTAAACAATCTCTAAGCGTCGACTGGACGGTTTATGCGCAAAGCTTGAGCGATAAGCCAATGAAAGGCATGCTCACAGGGCCTGTGACCATTCTCAACTGGTCATTTGTACGCGATGACATTCCTAAAAGTGAAGTTGCTTTTGAAGTCGCACGTGCAATCGCCGAAGAGGTCGATGAGCTTCAACGTCATGACATCAAGATCATTCAAGTCGATGAAGCGGCGTTCAAGGAGGGGTATCCTCTGCGCGAAGAGAAAATCAAAGCCTATGAAAAATGGGCGGTGGAGAGTTTCAAAGCTTCAATTGGGATTGCATGGGATCAAACACAGATTCACACGCACATGTGTTACAGCAACTTCAATGACATCATCGACACGATAGAGCGCATGGATGCCGATGTCATCACCATCGAGACTTCACGCAGTGGCAATAAGCTACTTAAAGTCTTTCAAAAAGCAAACTACAAAGCGCAAATTGGACCGGGTGTGTATGACATCCACTCGCCTCGCGTTCCAAGTGTGGAGGAGATGAGCGAGCAGATCAAAGCGTTCTTGCAAGTGCTTCCTAAAGAGCAACTCTGGATTAACCCTGATTGCGGGCTTAAAACAAGAGGATGGAGTGAGACAAAAGCGGCTTTAACCAACATGATTAAAGCCGTGCATTTAGCGCGTTAA
- a CDS encoding RBBP9/YdeN family alpha/beta hydrolase produces MATSVLILPGYQGSGEMHWQTLWEKEHADFKRVEQRDWEHPICQEWVEKLEKSVKQAGQDVIIVAHSIGCLVLAHWAASQNHTRIKGALIVAPPDPTTSSFPRIAEGFEQTPLLSFGFPSIIIASSNDPYGSLTYAQDLAKAWGSHFVNIGEKGHINTASNLGLWEEGLVYLKQLQRE; encoded by the coding sequence ATGGCAACATCGGTACTGATTTTACCCGGCTATCAAGGCTCAGGAGAAATGCATTGGCAAACACTTTGGGAAAAAGAACATGCTGATTTCAAACGCGTAGAACAGCGTGATTGGGAGCATCCTATCTGTCAAGAATGGGTTGAGAAACTTGAAAAAAGTGTTAAGCAAGCAGGTCAAGATGTCATTATTGTTGCGCATAGTATTGGCTGTTTAGTTCTTGCGCACTGGGCAGCTTCTCAAAATCACACTCGCATCAAAGGCGCACTGATTGTCGCGCCACCCGATCCAACAACAAGCTCATTTCCACGTATTGCCGAAGGTTTTGAACAAACACCTCTGCTATCTTTTGGCTTTCCAAGCATCATCATCGCAAGCAGTAATGACCCTTATGGAAGCCTTACTTACGCGCAAGATTTAGCCAAAGCATGGGGAAGTCATTTTGTAAATATTGGCGAAAAAGGACATATCAACACTGCTAGCAATTTAGGACTTTGGGAAGAAGGTCTTGTCTACTTAAAGCAACTCCAACGTGAATAA
- a CDS encoding methyl-accepting chemotaxis protein, with the protein MLSILLIGVVILGYEIVLLSHDGKMAATRLWIIGKVETHVAQSMMELRGFQLFTDSKRLEAFEQNYKESLSSIDTLFPILLAKVNQDRISTLKRDVEKWYSISGQRIVLLQKYGSIIQENSFAQTNKAEYEAFKTLTLQSAALFDAIIYQTNVLGESVKEVNFDSLDSSAMTGKIALGAVSFFLLLLFGITNQSIQKSVINAKQWIEYIQNHKDLHVKIETGSNDEINDTMNSLNLLLDEIAQTLNVAKNNAIENASVAEELSQTSFQIGRRAEEEAGIVTATTQEAQQVLVQMEEMNQSSYEAENITLQAQKSLMIAQQSLHETLTQLNETVQIEAKMNDRLNHLSTEAVQVKSVLNVISEIADQTNLLALNAAIEAARAGEHGRGFAVVADEVRKLAERTQKSLLETNTTVNLIVQSINDISGEMNANSVRIHALCDLSEKVSLQTDEAVSMLNQTTDVTHHVVLKMKANMQLVNDAVINKMSLINELSSSNARSVEEIASSAKYVSTLAESLSQSLAVFKTA; encoded by the coding sequence ATGTTGAGTATTTTATTGATAGGCGTTGTGATTTTAGGGTACGAAATTGTACTATTAAGCCATGATGGGAAAATGGCAGCAACAAGGCTATGGATCATTGGAAAAGTCGAGACACATGTGGCTCAAAGTATGATGGAATTAAGAGGCTTCCAACTTTTTACTGATTCGAAGCGATTGGAAGCATTTGAACAAAATTATAAAGAATCACTCTCATCGATAGATACACTTTTTCCCATTTTACTTGCAAAAGTAAATCAAGATAGAATTTCCACACTGAAACGCGATGTCGAGAAATGGTATTCTATTAGTGGGCAACGCATTGTGTTGCTACAAAAATATGGATCTATTATTCAAGAGAACTCTTTTGCTCAAACAAACAAGGCTGAATATGAAGCGTTTAAGACATTAACGCTCCAATCTGCGGCACTTTTTGATGCTATTATTTATCAAACAAATGTATTGGGCGAGAGTGTGAAAGAAGTTAATTTTGATAGCCTTGATAGCAGTGCAATGACGGGGAAAATAGCTCTGGGCGCCGTCTCGTTTTTCTTGCTTCTCCTTTTTGGAATCACCAACCAAAGCATTCAAAAATCTGTTATCAACGCAAAGCAATGGATAGAGTACATTCAAAATCATAAAGATTTACATGTAAAGATAGAAACAGGTTCAAACGATGAGATTAATGACACTATGAACTCGTTAAATCTGCTTTTAGATGAGATAGCACAAACGCTTAATGTTGCAAAAAATAACGCTATTGAAAATGCCTCTGTTGCGGAGGAACTTTCACAAACAAGCTTTCAAATTGGGCGAAGGGCGGAAGAAGAAGCAGGCATTGTGACCGCAACGACTCAAGAGGCGCAACAGGTTTTAGTGCAGATGGAAGAGATGAACCAGAGTAGCTATGAAGCAGAAAATATAACCCTTCAGGCACAAAAGAGTTTGATGATCGCACAACAATCTTTACATGAGACATTGACGCAACTTAATGAAACTGTTCAAATTGAAGCAAAAATGAATGATCGCCTCAATCATCTTTCAACCGAAGCAGTTCAAGTCAAGTCGGTTTTAAATGTTATTAGTGAGATAGCCGATCAAACCAATCTTTTAGCCCTTAATGCTGCTATTGAAGCGGCACGCGCGGGAGAACATGGACGCGGTTTTGCCGTAGTGGCAGATGAGGTGCGAAAATTGGCAGAGCGAACACAAAAAAGTCTATTGGAAACCAATACGACAGTCAATTTGATTGTTCAGTCCATCAACGACATTAGTGGCGAGATGAATGCAAACAGCGTACGTATTCATGCACTATGTGATCTTTCTGAAAAAGTTTCGCTTCAAACCGATGAAGCTGTTTCAATGCTCAATCAAACTACAGATGTCACCCATCATGTCGTTTTGAAAATGAAAGCGAACATGCAACTTGTTAATGACGCTGTTATCAATAAAATGAGCTTAATTAATGAACTCTCAAGCTCAAATGCGAGAAGTGTTGAAGAGATTGCATCTTCTGCCAAATACGTATCGACTTTGGCAGAGTCACTTAGTCAGTCTCTCGCTGTTTTTAAAACAGCATAA
- a CDS encoding YbfB/YjiJ family MFS transporter: MAVRAHLQPIVAGILVVFACLGLARFAFGMILPSMQGELLMNATEAGIVGSANFVGYFIGLFVTSQFYRKFGAATLITRSLLTQAISMIFMALAPNYWSAAMIFAVTGFFGAQANIAIMTYIAQVVPSHIKGQATGLVVAGIGCGIITSGIIVPYLEFFPFPEWRVGWSLFALIIVLIAWFAHGTLKAFPIHSSLSSHHDSLEFKTILSSRAFLKTGVLFGIFGMTAIMFMTFFVLTAVRKWGVSTEISGTFWSILGIASLFSGPLFGFVSDRMGRYKTLGILFLVQATAHAMLASTLPSGWLFVSATLFGLSTWAVPSIMATLSTELFGTQHTARILSLLTLFFGVGQIVGPLLSGIMIDFTGDFSVSFITSALCLLGAMIISWISL, from the coding sequence GTGGCTGTTAGAGCGCACTTACAACCAATTGTCGCAGGCATTTTGGTTGTATTTGCCTGTTTAGGGCTAGCTCGTTTTGCGTTTGGTATGATTCTTCCTAGCATGCAAGGCGAGCTTTTGATGAACGCTACTGAAGCTGGCATTGTTGGCAGTGCCAATTTTGTGGGTTATTTTATAGGTCTTTTTGTCACATCACAGTTTTACCGTAAATTTGGTGCGGCAACACTGATAACACGTTCTTTACTAACCCAGGCGATCAGCATGATCTTTATGGCACTGGCTCCCAACTACTGGAGTGCGGCGATGATTTTTGCCGTAACGGGTTTTTTTGGAGCGCAGGCGAATATTGCGATTATGACTTACATTGCTCAAGTTGTTCCCTCTCATATCAAAGGACAAGCAACAGGCTTGGTGGTTGCTGGGATTGGCTGTGGCATTATTACCAGCGGTATCATTGTTCCGTATCTTGAATTTTTTCCTTTCCCTGAGTGGCGGGTAGGGTGGAGCTTGTTTGCGCTCATCATTGTGTTGATCGCTTGGTTTGCACACGGCACACTTAAAGCGTTTCCAATTCACAGTTCCCTCTCTTCTCATCACGATAGCCTTGAGTTCAAAACGATTTTAAGTTCACGTGCCTTCTTGAAAACAGGTGTTCTGTTTGGAATTTTTGGGATGACTGCCATTATGTTTATGACCTTTTTTGTCTTGACGGCCGTTCGTAAATGGGGTGTAAGTACGGAGATTTCAGGGACATTTTGGTCAATCTTAGGCATTGCGAGTCTCTTCTCAGGACCTTTGTTTGGTTTTGTGAGTGATAGAATGGGGCGCTACAAAACGCTTGGAATTCTTTTTTTAGTGCAAGCAACAGCGCATGCTATGCTCGCTTCAACACTTCCTTCTGGTTGGCTTTTTGTCTCCGCAACACTCTTTGGGCTTTCTACTTGGGCAGTGCCTTCCATTATGGCCACTTTAAGTACGGAGTTATTTGGCACACAGCATACGGCACGCATTTTGAGCTTGCTTACGCTCTTTTTTGGCGTAGGGCAGATTGTAGGGCCTTTGCTTTCAGGCATAATGATTGATTTTACAGGCGATTTTAGCGTGAGTTTTATAACCTCTGCACTCTGTTTGCTTGGTGCGATGATTATTTCATGGATAAGCCTCTAA
- the htpX gene encoding zinc metalloprotease HtpX, with the protein MEVIKTVVLLTLMTLLFVWVGGMMGGTQGMLIALVMAGVMNFVSYFYSDQLVLRHYNAVPVSRQEANGLYTIVERLSQKANLPLPQVYIIPDSTPNAFATGRNPKHAAVAVTEGLLQLLDDEEVEAVLAHELSHVRHYDILVGTIAATIAGAIGVIANMLQFGAIFGGGDRENRPNPIVMIALAIILPLAAAVIQMAISRNREYMADEGAARLTRHPEWLQSALAKLSNYNRQGMVHEATPESAHLFIVNPFSGKDISFASLFSTHPSTEDRIARLEELKLELKS; encoded by the coding sequence ATGGAAGTCATAAAAACGGTTGTCCTATTGACCTTGATGACACTCTTATTTGTCTGGGTTGGTGGCATGATGGGAGGAACGCAGGGCATGCTTATCGCTCTTGTGATGGCAGGTGTTATGAACTTTGTGAGCTATTTTTACTCTGACCAACTTGTCTTGCGCCACTACAATGCTGTGCCTGTGTCGCGTCAAGAAGCCAATGGACTTTATACTATTGTTGAGCGTTTAAGCCAAAAAGCCAATCTTCCGCTTCCTCAAGTTTACATTATTCCCGATTCAACGCCCAACGCGTTTGCCACCGGACGCAACCCAAAACATGCCGCAGTTGCAGTCACCGAAGGGCTTTTACAGCTTTTAGATGATGAGGAGGTTGAAGCGGTTTTAGCGCATGAACTCAGTCATGTAAGACATTATGATATTTTAGTGGGAACCATTGCCGCAACCATCGCAGGAGCGATTGGTGTGATTGCCAATATGTTGCAATTTGGAGCTATCTTTGGAGGTGGCGATAGGGAAAATAGACCAAATCCTATTGTAATGATCGCTCTTGCCATCATTTTGCCTCTTGCGGCAGCGGTGATACAAATGGCGATTAGTCGCAATCGTGAATATATGGCAGATGAGGGAGCGGCTCGTTTGACACGTCATCCAGAGTGGCTTCAAAGCGCACTGGCAAAACTTTCGAACTACAACCGACAAGGCATGGTGCATGAGGCAACGCCAGAGAGTGCGCATCTGTTTATCGTCAATCCTTTTTCGGGTAAAGATATTTCGTTTGCTTCGCTTTTTTCAACGCACCCATCTACGGAAGATCGCATTGCGCGACTTGAAGAGCTCAAATTAGAGTTAAAATCATAA
- a CDS encoding CheR family methyltransferase produces MFFWNRKKEPATATKQEVVTPQEFNTFGLQDLLHYIKREIGVDLFSKNSVIETKLRLFCERKEIYSFRKLFETLQTDRTLRQDLIDLVTVNETYFYREESQLDLAVTFALAIPNVKILCAPCASGEEVYSLSMMLQERRREPREFSITGIDINSEAIDKAQKGVFSERSLHKLEERLKDKFFTHEDRYYHARKEYFSSISFTKVNIFEHEFLSLGKFDIIFSRNMLIYFDDDFRLKTIERFATLLKPEGKLFLGHADIIPDNHYFTKHTDNRLSYYVKK; encoded by the coding sequence ATGTTTTTTTGGAATCGAAAAAAAGAGCCAGCGACTGCGACCAAACAAGAAGTCGTAACACCCCAAGAGTTCAATACATTTGGGCTCCAAGACCTTTTGCATTACATTAAACGCGAAATTGGCGTTGATCTGTTTTCTAAAAATAGTGTCATCGAAACCAAGCTTCGTCTCTTTTGTGAACGCAAAGAGATTTATAGTTTTCGCAAGCTCTTTGAGACACTCCAAACGGATCGAACACTCAGACAAGACCTCATTGACTTGGTCACCGTCAACGAAACCTATTTTTACCGGGAAGAGTCCCAACTGGATCTAGCCGTGACCTTTGCACTTGCCATTCCCAATGTCAAAATTCTCTGCGCTCCTTGTGCTTCGGGTGAAGAGGTCTATTCTCTCTCCATGATGCTTCAAGAACGTCGCAGAGAGCCTAGAGAATTTAGCATTACAGGCATTGACATTAACTCAGAAGCGATTGACAAAGCACAAAAAGGCGTTTTTTCGGAGCGTTCATTGCACAAATTAGAAGAGCGTCTTAAAGACAAATTTTTCACGCATGAAGATCGTTATTATCACGCGAGAAAAGAGTATTTTTCCTCCATTTCGTTTACAAAAGTCAATATTTTTGAGCATGAGTTTCTTTCACTAGGCAAATTTGACATCATCTTCTCACGCAATATGCTCATCTATTTTGATGACGATTTTCGCCTTAAAACCATTGAACGCTTTGCTACCCTTCTTAAGCCTGAGGGCAAGCTCTTTTTAGGGCATGCTGACATTATCCCCGATAATCATTACTTTACCAAACACACCGACAACCGACTCTCCTATTATGTAAAGAAGTAG